AGCTCGACCTCTACGCTGACCTTGACGGTGTCGCTCACCAGCAGGCCGCCGGCCTCCAGAGGCATATTCCACTTCAGGCCGAAGTCCTTGCGGTTAAGCGTCGTCGTGGCGGTGAAGCCGGCGCGCTGATTGCCCCACGGGTCCTTGACTATGCCCGCGAACGTGACGTCGAACGGCGCCTCGCGGGTCGTGTCACGGATGGTGAGGTCGCCGACCATGCGATACTCGTCCCCGCCCCGCCGCTCCACACGGCGGCTCTTGAAGCTGATTTGCGGGAAATTCGCCGCGTCGAAAAAGTCGGGCGAGCGCAGGTGCTCATCCCGCTTGGCCTCTCCGGTGTCAACGCTGGCCGCGTCAATCGTTCCCTCGACGCTGGTGTTCTCCGGCCGGGTTTCGTCAAAACCGGCCTTTATCTGGAACTTGGCGAACCGTCCCTTGACCGTGGCGATGACCATGTGCCTGACGGCGAACTCAACGTTGGAGTGCACCGGGTCAACGACCCACGCTGTTTTAGGCTGTGGCTGAGCAGTCTGTGCCATGTGAGGAATCTCCTTCTTTCTTTGTGATGTGATAGCCGCCAGGACGTCCCCGCGGCTCCTGCCTGGAACCTTGTGACCGAAACTGGACCGTGCTTACATTCCGGACCTCCGCGTCGAACGTTCCATGCCGTCTTACGCAATATCAAGTCCTAACTCTTCATAAGTCATTATCCTAAAGTAAGAGAGTGTTGTCAAGTCCCCTCGCCTCTTGCCACCTTCGCATATCTGGCATATACTATGCGAGGCCTTTCACCCAGGGAGGCGAGCGAGCGTGCGGATCGGCCTCATCGCTGACACCCATCTCTCCCGTCCGGACGAGGAGCTGCCCCCGGCAGTGTTCCGCGCCCTGGACGGCTCAGACCTTATCCTCCACGCGGGCGATGTCTATCTTTCGAACGTGCTGGACGCGCTGGAGCGCATCGCGCCCGTGTACTGCGCCCGCGGCAACGGCGACAGGGCGCTGCGCGGCGACCCTCGCGTCAAGGAGGCGCACGTCCTGACCCTTCAGGGCAGGCGCATCGGCCTCGTCCACGGGCTGGACTACCCGGAGCCGTCGTGGAGGCCGCTGGAGCGGGCCATGCAGGCCGAGTTCGGCGGGCCGGTGGACATCCTTGTGTACGGCGACAGCCACGTGCCCGTGGTGGACTTCCACAAAGGCGTGCTGGTCGTCAATCCCGGCAGCCCCACGCTTCCCTACGGCCTCGCCAGGCCGGGCCACGTCGGCATCCTGGAATTGGTGGACGGCAGGGCGC
This genomic window from Dehalococcoidia bacterium contains:
- a CDS encoding YceI family protein, coding for MAQTAQPQPKTAWVVDPVHSNVEFAVRHMVIATVKGRFAKFQIKAGFDETRPENTSVEGTIDAASVDTGEAKRDEHLRSPDFFDAANFPQISFKSRRVERRGGDEYRMVGDLTIRDTTREAPFDVTFAGIVKDPWGNQRAGFTATTTLNRKDFGLKWNMPLEAGGLLVSDTVKVSVEVELVKQK
- a CDS encoding metallophosphoesterase family protein; the encoded protein is MRIGLIADTHLSRPDEELPPAVFRALDGSDLILHAGDVYLSNVLDALERIAPVYCARGNGDRALRGDPRVKEAHVLTLQGRRIGLVHGLDYPEPSWRPLERAMQAEFGGPVDILVYGDSHVPVVDFHKGVLVVNPGSPTLPYGLARPGHVGILELVDGRAQARIVSLEQ